In Calothrix sp. PCC 7507, one DNA window encodes the following:
- a CDS encoding YebC/PmpR family DNA-binding transcriptional regulator translates to MAGHSKWANIKRQKAVVDAKRGKTFTQLSRAIIVAARSGIPDPTGNFQLRTAIDKAKAAGIPNENIDRAIAKGAGTFGTDNNSLEAIRYEGYGPCGVAILIEALTDNRNRTAADLRVAFSKNGGNLGETGCVSWMFAQKGVCVVSGIVDEELLLEASLEGGADYYEMNEDEIAEVFTQIENLETLHQALKDKSFPVTDVEWRWIPSNHIEVVDPEQARSLLKLIDALEGLDDVQNVTSNFEMAEHLMAASIV, encoded by the coding sequence ATGGCAGGACATAGTAAATGGGCAAATATTAAGCGCCAGAAAGCGGTAGTAGATGCAAAAAGGGGAAAAACTTTTACTCAACTGTCGCGGGCGATTATTGTTGCTGCGAGAAGCGGTATTCCAGATCCAACGGGAAATTTTCAACTTCGTACGGCTATTGATAAAGCTAAGGCGGCGGGTATTCCTAATGAGAATATTGATCGAGCGATCGCTAAAGGGGCAGGTACATTTGGCACAGATAATAATAGTTTAGAAGCGATTCGCTACGAAGGATACGGGCCTTGTGGTGTAGCAATTTTAATCGAAGCCCTCACAGATAATCGTAATCGAACTGCTGCTGATTTGCGGGTAGCTTTTAGTAAAAACGGTGGCAATCTCGGAGAAACGGGTTGTGTTAGCTGGATGTTTGCCCAAAAGGGCGTTTGTGTGGTGTCTGGAATAGTTGATGAGGAACTGCTTTTAGAAGCATCTCTAGAAGGTGGTGCTGATTATTATGAGATGAATGAGGATGAGATAGCGGAAGTATTTACCCAGATAGAAAATTTAGAGACTCTCCATCAAGCACTCAAAGACAAAAGCTTTCCGGTGACAGATGTGGAATGGCGCTGGATTCCTAGTAATCATATCGAAGTTGTTGACCCAGAACAAGCGCGATCGCTCCTCAAGTTAATTGATGCTCTAGAAGGCTTAGATGATGTACAAAATGTTACATCTAATTTTGAAATGGCAGAACATCTCATGGCTGCAAGCATTGTTTAA
- a CDS encoding N-acetylmuramoyl-L-alanine amidase: MKFGIDSGHNCPPDTGAKGFKFEDNLTLDVGNRVIAKLQALGHEVVVCRPTSASTVRDSLSKRCDKANASKVDIYVSIHFNCFNGQANGTEVFAISNTSNKIAKPVLDEIVKLGFFNRGVKSGSHLFVLRNTNMPAILVEGCFLDSKKDMDLYNPEAMANAIVKGLTGKLPTTPVTPVPDEEQNADTTILRLQKALNRLKVTDKNGKSLLEDNLAGAATNSATAKFQTIVGLPPTGSADKATWDAINLILAKRIIRQNHAGGPVVRYLEYRFGSQIDGVYDSVLELKVKSFQKQNGLVDDGIIGNLSWQKLIG, encoded by the coding sequence ATGAAATTTGGAATTGATAGTGGGCATAATTGTCCTCCAGACACAGGTGCTAAAGGATTCAAGTTTGAGGATAATCTAACTTTAGATGTAGGAAATAGAGTCATAGCCAAATTACAAGCTTTAGGGCATGAAGTTGTAGTTTGTAGACCAACTAGCGCTAGTACAGTACGCGATTCCCTTTCCAAAAGATGTGATAAAGCTAATGCTAGCAAAGTGGACATTTACGTTTCCATTCATTTTAATTGCTTCAATGGACAAGCGAACGGCACGGAAGTATTTGCTATTAGTAACACCAGCAATAAAATTGCCAAGCCTGTATTAGATGAAATCGTCAAATTAGGATTTTTTAATCGCGGGGTTAAGAGTGGTTCCCACTTATTTGTTTTGAGAAATACAAATATGCCCGCGATACTTGTAGAAGGTTGCTTCCTAGATTCTAAAAAAGATATGGATCTGTATAACCCAGAAGCAATGGCCAATGCCATAGTTAAAGGCTTAACAGGTAAATTGCCAACTACTCCTGTAACCCCCGTACCAGATGAGGAACAGAATGCAGACACGACAATTCTCAGACTACAAAAAGCTTTAAATCGACTAAAAGTCACCGATAAAAACGGTAAATCCTTACTAGAAGATAATTTAGCTGGTGCTGCAACAAACTCTGCAACAGCAAAATTTCAGACTATTGTGGGACTCCCACCAACGGGATCTGCCGATAAGGCTACGTGGGATGCAATTAATCTGATTTTAGCCAAACGCATCATCAGACAAAATCATGCTGGTGGCCCAGTTGTCAGATACTTAGAATATCGTTTTGGTTCCCAGATTGACGGTGTCTATGATTCAGTATTGGAGTTGAAGGTTAAAAGCTTCCAAAAGCAAAATGGTTTAGTTGACGACGGGATTATTGGTAATCTTTCTTGGCAGAAATTAATTGGTTAG
- the bchH gene encoding magnesium chelatase subunit H: MKRIVLIAGFESFNADLYRKAAFLANSRCGELDIRVFSDRNITTNPEEVAAALKDADVFFGSLLFDYDQVVWLRDRIAQIPIRLVFESALELMSLTKLGDFAIGDKPKGMPKPVKFILDKFSNGREEDKLAGYISFLKIGPKLLKYVPVQKVQDLRNWLIIYGYWNAGGSENVASLFWTLAEKYLDLKIGDIPQPIETPNMGLLHLDYPGFFESPKAYLEWYQNRKDAMNRVSTKPVVGILLYRKHVITKQPYIPQLIRRFEEAGLIPLPIFINGVEGHVAVRDWMTTNYEIQQRQQGNIETPSLSLEAVKVDAIISTIGFPLVGGPAGSMEAGRQVEVAKRILTAKNVPYFVAAPLLIQDIHSWTRQGIGGLQSVVLYALPELDGAIDTVPLGGLVGENIYLVPERVERLIGRVKSWVALRQKPASERKIAIILYGFPPGYGAVGTAALLNVPRSLIKFLHALEKAGYHVGDLPEDGEELIHLVKAADEESPNTVNARTLEKWLGYLRTSRIEKQWKSLTGSGIKTYGDEFQIGGVQFGNVWIGVQPPLGIQGDPMRLMFERDLTPHPQYAAFYKWLQNEFQADAIVHFGMHGTVEWLPGSPLGNTGYSWSDILLGNLPNLYIYAANNPSESMLAKRRGYGVLISHNVPPYGRAGLYKELVSLRDLISEYREDTQKNYLLKEGICKKILDTGLESDCPFEDAKKLGITFSPENITMFSNHAFDDYLVKLYEYLQVLENRLFSSGLHTLGESPSEEGLAGYLEAYFGEESPIDQEEKKLITDLLMQSTDELTNLLRGLNGEFIPPAPGGDLLRDGAGVLPTGRNIHALDPYRMPSAAAYERGREIAQKIIAQHLQEHRKYPETVAVMLWGLDAIKTKGESLGILLELVGAEPVKEGTGRIVRYELKPLAEVGHPRIDVLANLSGIFRDSFVNIIELLDDLFLRAADAEEPEDQNFIRKHALALKAQGVENVSARLFSNPAGDFGSLVNDRVVDGNWESGEELGNTWQSRNVFSYGRQDKGQARPEVLNTLLKTSDRIIQEIDSVEYGLTDIQEYYANTGGLKRAAEKQSNKKVTTSFVESFSKDTTPRNLDDLLRMEYRTKLVNPKWADAMASQGSGGAFEISQRMTALIGWGGTADFKDDWVYDQAADTYALDPEMAEKLRKANPEAFRNILGRMLEAHGRGFWQADQDKLDKLRQLYELTDEELEGVTV, translated from the coding sequence ATGAAACGGATCGTCTTGATTGCTGGGTTTGAATCATTCAACGCTGACTTGTATAGAAAAGCGGCTTTTTTAGCTAATTCTCGCTGTGGTGAGTTAGATATTCGGGTATTTAGCGATCGCAATATTACCACCAACCCAGAGGAAGTAGCAGCAGCACTGAAAGACGCTGATGTTTTCTTTGGCAGCTTACTATTTGATTATGACCAAGTTGTGTGGTTACGCGATCGCATTGCCCAAATCCCCATCCGGCTTGTGTTTGAGTCAGCCTTGGAACTGATGAGTTTAACCAAGCTGGGAGATTTTGCTATTGGGGACAAACCGAAAGGAATGCCCAAACCAGTTAAATTTATCTTAGACAAATTCAGCAACGGACGAGAAGAAGACAAACTCGCCGGTTACATCAGCTTCCTAAAAATTGGCCCCAAACTCCTCAAATATGTACCAGTGCAGAAAGTGCAAGACTTACGCAACTGGCTAATTATCTATGGTTACTGGAATGCAGGCGGTTCAGAAAACGTCGCCTCATTATTCTGGACATTAGCAGAAAAATACTTAGATTTAAAAATCGGTGATATTCCCCAACCCATCGAAACCCCCAACATGGGTTTACTCCATCTCGACTATCCAGGTTTTTTTGAATCGCCAAAAGCATATCTGGAATGGTATCAAAACCGTAAAGACGCGATGAATCGCGTCTCTACAAAACCTGTTGTGGGAATTCTGCTTTATCGCAAACATGTCATCACCAAACAACCATATATTCCTCAACTCATACGCCGTTTTGAAGAAGCGGGGTTAATTCCCTTGCCCATCTTTATTAATGGTGTCGAAGGACACGTAGCAGTACGGGACTGGATGACAACCAACTACGAAATTCAACAACGTCAACAGGGTAATATTGAAACTCCCTCACTTTCCCTAGAAGCCGTTAAAGTCGATGCTATTATTTCCACCATCGGCTTCCCCTTGGTAGGTGGCCCTGCTGGTTCAATGGAAGCAGGGCGTCAGGTAGAAGTAGCCAAACGCATCCTCACCGCTAAAAATGTCCCCTACTTCGTCGCCGCACCATTATTAATTCAAGATATCCACTCTTGGACACGCCAAGGTATCGGCGGCTTGCAAAGTGTCGTATTATATGCTTTACCAGAACTGGATGGGGCAATTGATACCGTTCCCCTCGGCGGCTTGGTGGGCGAAAATATTTATCTGGTTCCCGAACGGGTAGAACGGTTAATTGGTAGGGTGAAAAGCTGGGTAGCTTTGCGACAAAAACCCGCCTCAGAACGCAAAATAGCCATTATTTTGTATGGCTTCCCCCCTGGTTATGGGGCTGTGGGTACAGCTGCATTATTAAATGTACCGCGTAGTTTAATTAAGTTTCTCCATGCGTTGGAAAAAGCTGGTTATCACGTGGGGGATTTACCAGAAGATGGGGAAGAGTTAATTCACTTGGTGAAAGCAGCAGATGAGGAGAGTCCCAATACTGTAAACGCCCGCACACTAGAAAAATGGTTGGGATATCTCCGCACTTCTCGCATTGAAAAGCAATGGAAATCTCTGACAGGAAGTGGAATTAAAACTTATGGTGATGAGTTTCAAATTGGTGGTGTGCAGTTCGGAAATGTGTGGATAGGTGTACAGCCGCCTTTGGGAATTCAAGGCGATCCCATGCGGTTAATGTTTGAGCGAGATTTAACACCACATCCTCAATATGCTGCTTTTTATAAATGGCTACAAAATGAATTTCAAGCTGATGCTATAGTTCATTTTGGGATGCACGGTACTGTGGAATGGTTGCCCGGTTCTCCTCTTGGCAATACTGGCTATTCTTGGTCAGATATTTTGTTAGGAAATTTGCCTAATCTATATATATATGCAGCGAATAATCCTTCAGAATCGATGTTGGCGAAACGTCGCGGTTATGGGGTGTTAATTTCTCACAATGTCCCGCCTTATGGACGTGCTGGTTTGTATAAGGAATTGGTATCTTTGCGGGATTTGATTTCGGAATATCGAGAAGATACGCAAAAGAATTATCTGCTGAAGGAAGGGATTTGTAAGAAGATTTTAGACACTGGTTTAGAGTCTGATTGTCCGTTTGAGGACGCGAAAAAGTTGGGTATTACCTTTAGTCCAGAAAATATCACAATGTTTAGTAATCATGCTTTTGATGATTATCTGGTGAAGTTGTATGAGTATTTGCAGGTGTTAGAAAATCGGTTGTTTTCTTCTGGGTTGCATACATTGGGAGAAAGTCCGAGTGAGGAGGGTTTAGCGGGGTATTTGGAGGCTTATTTTGGAGAAGAATCACCAATCGACCAAGAAGAGAAAAAACTAATTACAGATTTGTTGATGCAATCTACTGATGAATTAACAAATTTACTGAGAGGTTTAAATGGCGAGTTTATTCCGCCTGCGCCTGGGGGTGATTTGCTGCGGGATGGGGCTGGTGTTTTGCCGACGGGGCGGAATATTCATGCTTTAGATCCTTATAGAATGCCTTCAGCAGCGGCTTATGAAAGGGGACGAGAAATTGCTCAAAAAATTATTGCCCAGCATTTACAAGAACATCGCAAATATCCGGAAACTGTGGCGGTGATGTTATGGGGTTTAGATGCAATTAAAACTAAGGGTGAATCGTTGGGAATTCTTTTGGAATTAGTAGGTGCTGAACCTGTGAAGGAGGGGACTGGGAGAATTGTTCGTTATGAATTAAAGCCTTTAGCTGAAGTGGGACATCCCCGGATTGATGTGTTAGCCAATTTGTCTGGTATATTCCGAGATAGTTTTGTAAATATCATCGAATTATTGGATGATTTATTTCTACGGGCGGCTGATGCTGAGGAACCGGAAGACCAAAATTTTATCAGAAAACATGCTTTAGCTTTAAAAGCCCAAGGGGTAGAAAATGTATCGGCGAGATTGTTTTCTAATCCTGCGGGTGATTTTGGTTCTTTGGTGAATGATAGAGTTGTGGATGGTAACTGGGAATCTGGCGAAGAGTTAGGTAATACTTGGCAAAGTCGGAACGTGTTTAGCTATGGTAGACAAGATAAAGGTCAAGCTAGACCTGAAGTTTTGAATACTTTGTTGAAAACAAGCGATCGCATAATTCAAGAAATCGATTCTGTAGAATATGGTTTAACCGATATTCAAGAATATTACGCTAATACTGGTGGTTTGAAAAGGGCAGCAGAAAAGCAAAGCAATAAGAAGGTAACTACCAGCTTTGTTGAGAGTTTCTCGAAAGATACTACACCCCGCAATTTAGACGATTTGCTGCGAATGGAATACCGCACGAAGTTAGTCAATCCCAAATGGGCGGATGCAATGGCGAGTCAAGGTTCTGGCGGTGCATTTGAAATTTCTCAACGCATGACAGCCTTAATTGGTTGGGGCGGTACTGCTGATTTTAAAGATGATTGGGTATACGATCAAGCCGCAGATACTTACGCTTTAGATCCAGAAATGGCGGAGAAGTTACGCAAAGCAAATCCTGAAGCTTTCCGCAATATTTTAGGCAGAATGTTAGAGGCACATGGGCGCGGTTTCTGGCAAGCTGATCAAGATAAATTAGATAAGTTGCGTCAATTATATGAGTTGACAGATGAGGAATTGGAGGGAGTGACAGTTTAG
- a CDS encoding RNA-guided endonuclease TnpB family protein — MKARYQYRFYPTDQQRQNLAQLFGCVRVVWNDALAFCKQSEKLPGYNKLSAMLTQSKKTDERKWLSDVSSVPLQQSLRHLDTAYKNFFNSLKGKRKGKKVGTPRFKKKTNSQSAEFTASGFSVKDGEVYLAKIGTIKPIWSRDLPSEPSSVTVIKDCANRYFLSFVVEVEPNVTTAKNQSIGIDLGIKTFAVMSNGEKALSPSYSKHDRKIRKLQRKLARQQKDSKRRNRTRIRIAKLHNRISDTRKDFLHQLSTKIVNDNQVIVLEDLNISGMVKNRQLSRVIILQGWREFRNQCAAKSEKFNRDFRVIDRWQPTSQVCSCCGFRWGKIDLSVRSILCLSCGTEQERDENASRNVEMVGMGHRHDLKRMGSDCQTSNG; from the coding sequence ATGAAGGCTAGGTATCAGTACAGATTCTATCCAACAGACCAACAACGGCAGAATTTAGCCCAGTTGTTTGGGTGTGTTCGGGTTGTTTGGAATGATGCTTTAGCGTTCTGTAAGCAATCTGAAAAACTGCCCGGATATAATAAACTCTCGGCAATGCTTACCCAATCTAAAAAGACTGATGAAAGAAAATGGCTATCTGATGTTTCTTCAGTACCATTGCAACAGTCTCTTAGACATTTAGATACTGCTTACAAAAACTTTTTCAATTCTCTTAAAGGTAAGCGAAAAGGGAAAAAGGTTGGTACGCCTAGATTCAAGAAGAAAACTAACTCACAATCAGCAGAATTTACTGCATCTGGTTTTTCTGTGAAAGATGGAGAAGTTTATTTAGCTAAAATTGGGACAATTAAACCAATATGGTCAAGAGATTTACCTTCTGAACCTAGCTCAGTCACGGTAATTAAAGACTGTGCCAATCGCTATTTTCTTAGCTTTGTAGTAGAAGTTGAACCCAATGTTACTACTGCTAAAAACCAAAGCATAGGTATTGACTTAGGTATAAAAACTTTTGCTGTAATGAGTAATGGTGAAAAAGCTTTAAGCCCTAGCTACTCAAAGCATGACCGCAAGATTCGTAAATTGCAGCGAAAATTAGCACGTCAGCAAAAAGACTCAAAAAGGAGAAATAGAACTCGCATAAGGATAGCTAAACTACACAACCGCATTTCTGATACTAGAAAAGACTTTTTACATCAGCTATCAACCAAAATAGTTAACGACAACCAAGTAATTGTTTTGGAAGATTTAAACATATCAGGAATGGTCAAAAATCGTCAGCTATCTAGGGTAATTATTTTGCAGGGATGGCGAGAATTTAGGAACCAATGCGCGGCTAAATCGGAAAAGTTTAACCGTGATTTTCGCGTAATAGATAGGTGGCAACCTACTAGCCAAGTATGCTCATGCTGTGGTTTTCGTTGGGGTAAAATTGACCTTTCTGTGCGCTCAATTCTTTGTTTAAGTTGCGGTACTGAGCAGGAAAGGGATGAAAACGCATCTAGAAATGTAGAAATGGTCGGCATGGGGCATCGGCACGACCTAAAACGGATGGGGAGCGACTGTCAGACTAGCAACGGTTAG
- the tnpA gene encoding IS200/IS605 family transposase, with the protein MASGLRHERHSVSDLKIHLVCVTKYRRKIFTHDSLELIHRSFAEVAKKMDFQILEFNGESDHVHTLIEFPPKLSISQIVNALKGVSSRRYGQAGFPKPYGKQALWSPSYFVSSVGGAPLEVLKKYIQNQEKPS; encoded by the coding sequence ATGGCAAGTGGTTTAAGACATGAAAGGCATAGCGTTTCCGACCTAAAAATACATTTGGTCTGCGTTACTAAGTATAGAAGGAAGATTTTTACTCATGATAGTCTTGAACTAATCCACAGATCATTTGCAGAAGTAGCTAAAAAAATGGATTTTCAAATACTTGAATTTAACGGAGAATCAGACCACGTTCACACATTAATTGAGTTTCCACCTAAACTTTCAATATCTCAGATTGTTAATGCACTCAAAGGGGTGTCCAGTCGTAGATACGGACAGGCAGGATTCCCTAAACCCTATGGTAAACAGGCTTTATGGAGTCCTAGTTATTTTGTATCTTCCGTTGGGGGTGCGCCTCTTGAGGTTCTTAAGAAATACATCCAAAATCAAGAAAAGCCGTCGTAG